A genomic segment from Drosophila miranda strain MSH22 chromosome 3, D.miranda_PacBio2.1, whole genome shotgun sequence encodes:
- the LOC108159082 gene encoding peptidylprolyl isomerase domain and WD repeat-containing protein 1 isoform X1: protein MSETNSKEDLKRSAPAEEDEQNAEPAGENDADGEDSTWIGPMPSEQSAVPAKKKKVLPYEHIFLENLPNAESYERSYMHRDVISHLVCTKTDFVVTASLDGHIKFWKKGELGIEFVKHFRSHLVPIKSLSANASGTLLCSAATDQTAKVFDVVNFDMINIIRLGYTPQCTEWISAPGDAVQGLAITDAESNFIHIYDGQSGGQVLHTLEKMHAAPVVAMCFNVAMETVISVDRKGILEYWQTPKYDYRFPQRLVNFDSKLDTSLFEFAKQKTQVTGIAASPDGKRFAAISTDRKVRVFQFNTGKMIRVFDEALSTYTQLQQTPHALPNMEFGRRMAAERDLEKTAQNTTLNILFDSTGNFLLYPTMLGIKVINVVTNRCVTILGKTDNIRPLQVALFQGRVKRQKAAITLEQEASENPALHNYFNDPTAFCTGYKKNRFYLYSRRLPSDLQDVDRDIFNEKPSKEDIIAMPEATDEVVQRIYENVVLHTTKGDVHIKLFFKEVPKTIENFCVHAKNGYYNGHIFHRVIKGFMVQTGDPTGTGTGGKSIWGHDFKDEFVPSLKHDRPYTVSMANAGPNTNGSQFFITVLPTPWLDNKHTVFGRVYRGMEVVLNICNTKANPKTDKPYDDIKIISIHLSN, encoded by the exons ATGAGTGAAACAAACTCTAAGGAGGATCTGAAACGGAGCGCCCCAGCGGAGGAAGATGAACAAAATGCTGAACCTGCAGGAGAAAACGATGCCGATGGTGAAGATTCAACCTGGATTGGGCCAATGCCTTCGGAACAAAGTGCTGTGCCCGCCAAGAAAAAGAAAG TGCTGCCGTATGAACACATCTTCCTGGAGAACCTGCCAAACGCCGAGAGCTATGAACGGAGCTACATGCATAGAGACGTGATCTCGCATTTGGTGTGCACGAAAACGGATTTTGTGGTTACCGCCAGCTTGGATGGGCACATCAAGTTCTGGAAGAAGGGAGAGCTGGGCATTGAGTTCGTCAAGCACTTTAGAAGTCATTTGG TTCCAATCAAGTCGTTGTCTGCAAATGCCAGTGGCACATTGCTCTGCTCGGCGGCGACCGATCAAACAGCCAAGGTCTTCGATGTGGTGAACTTTGACATGATAAATATAATACGCCTAGGCTACACTCCCCAATGTACCGAGTGGATAAGCGCTCCAGGAGATGCCGTCCAAGGACTGGCCAT CACGGATGCGGAAAGCAACTTTATACACATTTACGATGGACAGAGCGGGGGTCAAGTGCTGCACACCTTGGAGAAGATGCACGCGGCCCCTGTGGTCGCCATGTGCTTCAATGTGGCCATGGAGACGGTTATATCGGTTGATCGTAAAGGTATATTGGAGTACTGGCAAACCCCAAAGTATGATTACAGATTTCCCCAGCGCCTGGTGAATTTCGACTCCAAACTGGACACAAGCCTCTTTGAGTTTGCCAAACAGAAGACCCAAGTAACTGGCATAGCAGCTTCGCCGGACGGCAAGCGTTTCGCCGCCATTTCCACAGATCGCAAGGTTCGCGTATTTCAGTTTAATACGGGAAAGATGATAAGAGTATTTGACGAAGCGCTCTCCACGTACACGCAACTACAGCAGACGCCGCACGCATTGCCGAACATGGAGTTTGGTAGAAG AATGGCCGCCGAACGCGACCTGGAGAAGACGGCGCAAAATACCACACTTAACATTCTTTTCGATAGCACTGGCAACTTTTTGCTCTATCCAACCATGCTGGGCATAAAAGTGATCAATGTGGTAACAAATCGGTGCGTAACCATTTTGGGCAAGACGGACAACATACGGCCCCTGCAGGTGGCCTTGTTCCAAGGCAGGGTGAAAAGGCAGAAGGCTGCAATAACGCTCGAACAAGAGGCGAGCGAAAACCCAGCGTTGCACAACTATTTTAATGATCCAACAGCTTTTTGCACCGGTTACAA GAAAAACCGCTTTTACTTGTACAGTCGAAGGTTGCCCTCGGATCTGCAGGATGTTGACCGTGATATATTCAATGAGAAGCCGTCGAAAGAAGACATTATTGCAATGCCCGAGGCCACAG ACGAAG TCGTGCAACGTATATATGAGAACGTGGTGCTACACACCACCAAAGGGGACGTACATATAAAGCTATTCTTTAAAGAAGTACCGAAGACAATCGAGAATTTCTGCGTTCATGCGAAAAATGG GTATTACAACGGGCATATATTCCATCGTGTTATCAAGGGATTCATGGTCCAAACGGGTGATCCCACGGGAACTGGAACTGGCGGTAAGTCAATCTGGGGTCACGATTTCAAGGATGAGTTCGTACCTAGTCTGAAGCATGATCGTCCGTATACGGTTAGTATGGCAAACGCTGGCCCCAATACAAATGGTAGCCAATTCTTTATAACAGTCCTGCCTACT CCTTGGCTTGACAATAAGCATACTGTTTTTGGTCGGGTGTACCGAGGCATGGAAGTCGTTCTTAATATTTGCAACACAAAAGCGAATCCCAAAACGGACAAACCCTACGATGATATCAAAATAATATCAATACATTTAAGTAATTAG
- the LOC108159538 gene encoding neuropeptide SIFamide: protein MALRFTLTLLLVTILATAILLSSSEAAYRKPPFNGSIFGKRNGLDYDNAKMSAVCEVAMEACPMWFPQNDSK from the exons ATGGCTCTCCGATTCACACTCACTCTGCTGCTGGTGACCATCCTGGCGACAGCCATTCTGCTAAGCTCCAGCGAGGCGGCCTACAGGAAGCCACCCTTCAATGGAAGCATTTTTGGCAAGCGCAACGGCTTGG ACTATGACAATGCTAAGATGAGTGCCGTGTGCGAGGTGGCCATGGAGGCGTGTCCCATGTGGTTTCCACAGAACGATAGCAAATAG
- the LOC108159082 gene encoding peptidylprolyl isomerase domain and WD repeat-containing protein 1 isoform X2: MSETNSKEDLKRSAPAEEDEQNAEPAGENDADGEDSTWIGPMPSEQSAVPAKKKKVLPYEHIFLENLPNAESYERSYMHRDVISHLVCTKTDFVVTASLDGHIKFWKKGELGIEFVKHFRSHLVPIKSLSANASGTLLCSAATDQTAKVFDVVNFDMINIIRLGYTPQCTEWISAPGDAVQGLAITDAESNFIHIYDGQSGGQVLHTLEKMHAAPVVAMCFNVAMETVISVDRKGILEYWQTPKYDYRFPQRLVNFDSKLDTSLFEFAKQKTQVTGIAASPDGKRFAAISTDRKVRVFQFNTGKMIRVFDEALSTYTQLQQTPHALPNMEFGRRMAAERDLEKTAQNTTLNILFDSTGNFLLYPTMLGIKVINVVTNRCVTILGKTDNIRPLQVALFQGRVKRQKAAITLEQEASENPALHNYFNDPTAFCTGYKKNRFYLYSRRLPSDLQDVDRDIFNEKPSKEDIIAMPEATVVQRIYENVVLHTTKGDVHIKLFFKEVPKTIENFCVHAKNGYYNGHIFHRVIKGFMVQTGDPTGTGTGGKSIWGHDFKDEFVPSLKHDRPYTVSMANAGPNTNGSQFFITVLPTPWLDNKHTVFGRVYRGMEVVLNICNTKANPKTDKPYDDIKIISIHLSN; this comes from the exons ATGAGTGAAACAAACTCTAAGGAGGATCTGAAACGGAGCGCCCCAGCGGAGGAAGATGAACAAAATGCTGAACCTGCAGGAGAAAACGATGCCGATGGTGAAGATTCAACCTGGATTGGGCCAATGCCTTCGGAACAAAGTGCTGTGCCCGCCAAGAAAAAGAAAG TGCTGCCGTATGAACACATCTTCCTGGAGAACCTGCCAAACGCCGAGAGCTATGAACGGAGCTACATGCATAGAGACGTGATCTCGCATTTGGTGTGCACGAAAACGGATTTTGTGGTTACCGCCAGCTTGGATGGGCACATCAAGTTCTGGAAGAAGGGAGAGCTGGGCATTGAGTTCGTCAAGCACTTTAGAAGTCATTTGG TTCCAATCAAGTCGTTGTCTGCAAATGCCAGTGGCACATTGCTCTGCTCGGCGGCGACCGATCAAACAGCCAAGGTCTTCGATGTGGTGAACTTTGACATGATAAATATAATACGCCTAGGCTACACTCCCCAATGTACCGAGTGGATAAGCGCTCCAGGAGATGCCGTCCAAGGACTGGCCAT CACGGATGCGGAAAGCAACTTTATACACATTTACGATGGACAGAGCGGGGGTCAAGTGCTGCACACCTTGGAGAAGATGCACGCGGCCCCTGTGGTCGCCATGTGCTTCAATGTGGCCATGGAGACGGTTATATCGGTTGATCGTAAAGGTATATTGGAGTACTGGCAAACCCCAAAGTATGATTACAGATTTCCCCAGCGCCTGGTGAATTTCGACTCCAAACTGGACACAAGCCTCTTTGAGTTTGCCAAACAGAAGACCCAAGTAACTGGCATAGCAGCTTCGCCGGACGGCAAGCGTTTCGCCGCCATTTCCACAGATCGCAAGGTTCGCGTATTTCAGTTTAATACGGGAAAGATGATAAGAGTATTTGACGAAGCGCTCTCCACGTACACGCAACTACAGCAGACGCCGCACGCATTGCCGAACATGGAGTTTGGTAGAAG AATGGCCGCCGAACGCGACCTGGAGAAGACGGCGCAAAATACCACACTTAACATTCTTTTCGATAGCACTGGCAACTTTTTGCTCTATCCAACCATGCTGGGCATAAAAGTGATCAATGTGGTAACAAATCGGTGCGTAACCATTTTGGGCAAGACGGACAACATACGGCCCCTGCAGGTGGCCTTGTTCCAAGGCAGGGTGAAAAGGCAGAAGGCTGCAATAACGCTCGAACAAGAGGCGAGCGAAAACCCAGCGTTGCACAACTATTTTAATGATCCAACAGCTTTTTGCACCGGTTACAA GAAAAACCGCTTTTACTTGTACAGTCGAAGGTTGCCCTCGGATCTGCAGGATGTTGACCGTGATATATTCAATGAGAAGCCGTCGAAAGAAGACATTATTGCAATGCCCGAGGCCACAG TCGTGCAACGTATATATGAGAACGTGGTGCTACACACCACCAAAGGGGACGTACATATAAAGCTATTCTTTAAAGAAGTACCGAAGACAATCGAGAATTTCTGCGTTCATGCGAAAAATGG GTATTACAACGGGCATATATTCCATCGTGTTATCAAGGGATTCATGGTCCAAACGGGTGATCCCACGGGAACTGGAACTGGCGGTAAGTCAATCTGGGGTCACGATTTCAAGGATGAGTTCGTACCTAGTCTGAAGCATGATCGTCCGTATACGGTTAGTATGGCAAACGCTGGCCCCAATACAAATGGTAGCCAATTCTTTATAACAGTCCTGCCTACT CCTTGGCTTGACAATAAGCATACTGTTTTTGGTCGGGTGTACCGAGGCATGGAAGTCGTTCTTAATATTTGCAACACAAAAGCGAATCCCAAAACGGACAAACCCTACGATGATATCAAAATAATATCAATACATTTAAGTAATTAG
- the LOC108159082 gene encoding peptidylprolyl isomerase domain and WD repeat-containing protein 1 isoform X3 has translation MSETNSKEDLKRSAPAEEDEQNAEPAGENDADGEDSTWIGPMPSEQSAVPAKKKKVLPYEHIFLENLPNAESYERSYMHRDVISHLVCTKTDFVVTASLDGHIKFWKKGELGIEFVKHFRSHLVPIKSLSANASGTLLCSAATDQTAKVFDVVNFDMINIIRLGYTPQCTEWISAPGDAVQGLAITDAESNFIHIYDGQSGGQVLHTLEKMHAAPVVAMCFNVAMETVISVDRKGILEYWQTPKYDYRFPQRLVNFDSKLDTSLFEFAKQKTQVTGIAASPDGKRFAAISTDRKVRVFQFNTGKMIRVFDEALSTYTQLQQTPHALPNMEFGRRMAAERDLEKTAQNTTLNILFDSTGNFLLYPTMLGIKVINVVTNRCVTILGKTDNIRPLQVALFQGRVKRQKAAITLEQEASENPALHNYFNDPTAFCTGYKKNRFYLYSRRLPSDLQDVDRDIFNEKPSKEDIIAMPEATDTYSFKLLNHFSRATYI, from the exons ATGAGTGAAACAAACTCTAAGGAGGATCTGAAACGGAGCGCCCCAGCGGAGGAAGATGAACAAAATGCTGAACCTGCAGGAGAAAACGATGCCGATGGTGAAGATTCAACCTGGATTGGGCCAATGCCTTCGGAACAAAGTGCTGTGCCCGCCAAGAAAAAGAAAG TGCTGCCGTATGAACACATCTTCCTGGAGAACCTGCCAAACGCCGAGAGCTATGAACGGAGCTACATGCATAGAGACGTGATCTCGCATTTGGTGTGCACGAAAACGGATTTTGTGGTTACCGCCAGCTTGGATGGGCACATCAAGTTCTGGAAGAAGGGAGAGCTGGGCATTGAGTTCGTCAAGCACTTTAGAAGTCATTTGG TTCCAATCAAGTCGTTGTCTGCAAATGCCAGTGGCACATTGCTCTGCTCGGCGGCGACCGATCAAACAGCCAAGGTCTTCGATGTGGTGAACTTTGACATGATAAATATAATACGCCTAGGCTACACTCCCCAATGTACCGAGTGGATAAGCGCTCCAGGAGATGCCGTCCAAGGACTGGCCAT CACGGATGCGGAAAGCAACTTTATACACATTTACGATGGACAGAGCGGGGGTCAAGTGCTGCACACCTTGGAGAAGATGCACGCGGCCCCTGTGGTCGCCATGTGCTTCAATGTGGCCATGGAGACGGTTATATCGGTTGATCGTAAAGGTATATTGGAGTACTGGCAAACCCCAAAGTATGATTACAGATTTCCCCAGCGCCTGGTGAATTTCGACTCCAAACTGGACACAAGCCTCTTTGAGTTTGCCAAACAGAAGACCCAAGTAACTGGCATAGCAGCTTCGCCGGACGGCAAGCGTTTCGCCGCCATTTCCACAGATCGCAAGGTTCGCGTATTTCAGTTTAATACGGGAAAGATGATAAGAGTATTTGACGAAGCGCTCTCCACGTACACGCAACTACAGCAGACGCCGCACGCATTGCCGAACATGGAGTTTGGTAGAAG AATGGCCGCCGAACGCGACCTGGAGAAGACGGCGCAAAATACCACACTTAACATTCTTTTCGATAGCACTGGCAACTTTTTGCTCTATCCAACCATGCTGGGCATAAAAGTGATCAATGTGGTAACAAATCGGTGCGTAACCATTTTGGGCAAGACGGACAACATACGGCCCCTGCAGGTGGCCTTGTTCCAAGGCAGGGTGAAAAGGCAGAAGGCTGCAATAACGCTCGAACAAGAGGCGAGCGAAAACCCAGCGTTGCACAACTATTTTAATGATCCAACAGCTTTTTGCACCGGTTACAA GAAAAACCGCTTTTACTTGTACAGTCGAAGGTTGCCCTCGGATCTGCAGGATGTTGACCGTGATATATTCAATGAGAAGCCGTCGAAAGAAGACATTATTGCAATGCCCGAGGCCACAG ATACATATTCATTCAAACTGCTTAATCATTTTAGTCGTGCAACGTATATATGA
- the LOC108159533 gene encoding steroidogenic acute regulatory protein-like codes for MPQSDSVDARNAAQFILSNARQGNNAYHMQYDMSRAHSINLITEDFLAGYMQDGRMSVVRRFFCLFVTFDLVFVSLLWLICIVIDGDNIFQAFHKQIVEYTIYTSLFDVVAIALCRFIVLIFFYAMMYINHWSIIALSTSSSCLFLISKVFVFNWLQAKQQVFEVILIITSFILAWGEAWFLDCRVIPQERHAQHYFRSHISNDRTPLVQPSILIENERPPQSVTDFYSPLDTARHSDEEDEEDEEYHQMALDCLRKAYQIIESSDWKVEKVTHKGDTIHSMQREKTGKIYKLTARIKYPAKALMETLFYRIEDCPKWNPALLESKIVRKINSYTDITYQVSTGGGGGMVKSRDFVNLRSCRLFYNGQICDDDDVAKLSSDDDDDNNSTLNRSCEGSVSTISDGDSQTPLPGSVSSCRAKFPNASVGPSTPFNTLGNSLGAKSLGPVVNFDEDPPPLDEDEFSDAKEKLDGEADKETMTKPSSVGKTTDKVWMSAAISVQYPAVPPTSKYTRGENIVTGFAFREIVGKSESCIVEWVLCLDLKGYIPRYVLDAALTSSMTDYITNLRKHVNELRQRGRGRVPRIN; via the exons ATGCCTCAAAGTGATTCAGTGGATGCCCGAAACGCTGCTCAGTTCATTTTGTCGAATGCGCGACAGGGGAATAATGCCTATCACATGCAATATGATATGT CGCGAGCACATTCTATTAACTTGATAACCGAGGACTTTCTTGCCGGCTACATGCAAGATGGACGAATGTCTGTGGTGCGACGCTTCTTCTGCCTCTTCGTTACATTCGACCTGGTGTTTGTGTCACTGCTGTGGCTCATTTGCATAGTG ATTGATGGCGATAATATATTCCAGGCGTTCCACAAGCAAATTGTGGAGTACACAATCTATACTTCGCTTTTCGATGTGGTTGCCATAGCGCTCTGTCGATTCATAGTCCTAATCTTTTTCTATGCCATGATGTACATCAATCATTGGTCCATTATAGCG CTTTCAACGAGTTCTTCGTGCTTGTTCCTCATCTCCAAGGTTTTTGTTTTCAAT TGGCTGCAAGCCAAGCAACAAGTTTTCGAAGTCATCCTCATAATCACATCATTTATACTGGCCTGGGGCGAAGCCTGGTTCCTTGACTGTCGGGTCATACCGCAGGAACGACATGCCCAGCACTATTTTAGGT CCCATATTTCGAATGATCGCACACCTTTGGTACAGCCGTCGATCTTGATTGAAAATGAGCGACCGCCACAGAGTGTGACTGATTTTTATTCACCGCTGGACACCGCTCGCCACTCTGACGAGGAAGATGAAGAG GATGAGGAGTATCACCAAATGGCCTTGGATTGCCTGCGCAAAGCCTATCAGATCATTGAGTCCAGTGACTGGAAGGTGGAGAAAGTAACCCACAAGGGCGACACCATTCACAGCATGCAGCGGGAAAAGACaggaaaaatatacaaattgaCG GCCCGCATCAAGTATCCCGCCAAGGCTCTCATGGAAACTCTATTCTACCGCATTGAGGACTGTCCAAAATGGAATCCGGCCCTACTGGAATCCAAAATAGTGCGC AAAATAAATTCTTACACGGACATCACATACCAGGTGTCTACCGGAGGTGGTGGTGGCATGGTCAAGAGTCGCGACTTTGTCAACTTGCGGTCGTGTCGTCTATTTTACAATGGCCAAATCTGCGACGACGATGATGTGGCAAAGTTGAGCagcgacgatgacgatgacaaCAACAGCACCCTGAACCGCTCCTGCGAGGGCAGTGTCAGCACCATATCTGATGGCGACTCACAAACGCCCCTGCCCGGCAGTGTATCCAGTTGTCGGGCAAAGTTTCCCAACGCATCTGTAGGTCCCTCAACGCCCTTCAATACACTGGGCAACAGTCTGGGCGCAAAGAGTTTGGGGCCAGTTGTAAATTTCGATGAAGACCCACCGCCGTTGGACGAAGATGAGTTTTCAGATGCCAAAGAAAAATTGGATGGCGAAGCAGATAAAGAGACCATGACAAAGCCCAGCAGCGTTGGCAAGACCACGGATAAGGTTTGGATGAGCGCAGCGATTAGTGTGCAATACCCTGCCGTTCCGCCCACATCCAAATACACAAG GGGCGAGAATATTGTCACCGGGTTTGCATTTCGGGAAATCGTTGGAAAATCGGAAAGTTGCATCGTGGAATGGGTACTGTGCCTGGACCTGAAGGGGTACATCCCTCGCTACGTTCTGGATGCA GCACTCACCTCCTCCATGACTGACTACATAACGAATCTGCGCAAGCATGTAAACGAGCTGCGACAGCGGGGTCGTGGACGAGTGCCGCGGATAAACTAG